One window of the Gambusia affinis linkage group LG01, SWU_Gaff_1.0, whole genome shotgun sequence genome contains the following:
- the LOC122828884 gene encoding embryonic polyadenylate-binding protein-like isoform X3, translating into MNSSGPAYPLASLYVGDLHPDVTEAMLYQKFSPAGPIMSIRVCRDIITRRSLGYAYINFQQPADAECALDTMNYDVIKGRPIRIMWSQRDPGLRKSGVGNIFIKNMDESIDNKALYDTFSAFGNILSCKVVCDEKGSKGYGFVHFETQEAANRAIETMNGMLLNDRKVFVGHFKSRKEREVEFGSKAMKFTNVYIKNFGDDFTDENLKEVFSAFGRTLSVRVMKDEKGQSRGFGFVNYAHHEDAQKAVDEMNGKELNGKTIYVGRAQKRMERQGELKRKFDQIKQDRIQRYQGVNLYVKNLDDSINDDRLRKEFSPYGTITSAKVMTEGGQSKGFGFVCFSSPEEATKAVTEMNGRIVATKPLYVALAQRREERKAILTNKYMQRLATLRTMSNPVIDSYPQSGYYMTVPQPPTRSFYNHSAVSNLRPVPRWMGQPPRAQGPYSAQYIGSPLPRRGSPTITTVRQASTQAPRIITSSQKTTLPSDNIGTQTGGVPRGNQYKYSSGVRNPLHVVTVPAPMTRPQVAPAPVAEPVVHIPGPEPLTASMLAAAPLLDQKQLLGERLYPLIHALHPTLAGKITGMLLEIDNSELLHMLESPESLNSKVKEAIAVLQAHKAKECSPKK; encoded by the exons ATGAACAGCAGTGGTCCAGCGTATCCTCTGGCCTCTTTGTATGTTGGGGACCTGCACCCTGATGTTACAGAAGCCATGCTATATCAGAAGTTTTCTCCCGCTGGACCCATCATGTCAATCCGCGTGTGCCGGGACATCATAACCCGGAGATCCCTTGGATACGCCTACATAAACTTCCAGCAGCCAGCTGACG cgGAGTGTGCCCTAGATACGATGAACTATGACGTCATTAAGGGTCGACCCATTCGGATAATGTGGTCTCAGCGTGACCCAGGTCTCAGGAAGTCTGGTGTGGGAAACATCTTTATCAAGAACATGGATGAGTCCATTGACAACAAGGCGCTGTATGATACCTTCTCTGCCTTTGGCAATATTTTATCCTGCAAG GTTGTCTGTGATGAGAAAGGATCAAAAGGCTATGGCTTTGTTCACTTTGAGACTCAGGAAGCTGCAAATCGGGCCATTGAAACAATGAATGGGATGCTTCTGAATGACAGAAAAGT GTTTGTTGGCCACTTCAAGTCTCGCAAGGAAAGGGAAGTTGAGTTTGGCTCCAAAGCTATGAAGTTTACCAATGTCTACATCAAGAACTTTGGAGACGACTTCACTGACGAGAACCTGAAGGaggttttttctgcttttg GGAGGACCCTCAGTGTGCGTGTGATGAAGGATGAGAAAGGACAATCCCGAGGGTTTGGATTTGTCAATTATGCTCACCATGAGGATGCTCAGAAG GCTGTGGATGAAATGAATGGAAAGGAGCTTAATGGGAAGACCATTTACGTAGGTCGCGCTCAGAAGCGTATGGAGCGCCAGGGGGAGCTGAAGCGCAAGTTTGACCAGATCAAACAGGATCGCATCCAACGCTATCAG GGGGTGAATCTGTATGTGAAGAACTTGGATGATAGCATAAATGATGATAGACTCCGGAAGGAATTTTCTCCTTATGGTACAATCACAAGTGCTAAG GTGATGACTGAAGGTGGCCAAAGCAAGGGCTTTGGCTTCGTCTGCTTCTCTTCTCCAGAGGAAGCAACCAAAGCAGTGACTGAAATGAACGGGAGAATTGTTGCAACCAAGCCGCTGTATGTTGCGCTGGCGCAAAGGAGGGAGGAGCGTAAAGCTATTCTAACTAACAAGTACATGCAGAGACTCGCTACCCTGAGGACCATGAGCAACCCAGTCATCGACTCGTACCCTCAGTCAGGATACTACATGACCGTACCACAG CCTCCCACTCGCTCTTTCTACAACCACAGTGCTGTCAGCAACCTGAGACCAGTCCCTCGTTGGATGGGGCAGCCGCCCAGAGCCCAGG GACCTTACTCAGCCCAGTATATAGGGAGTCCTCTTCCTCGTCGTGGTTCACCAACCATCACTACAGTCCGACAAGCTTCCACTCAGGCTCCACGCATCATAACCTCCTCACAAAAGACGA CTCTTCCTTCAGATAACATAGGGACGCAGACTGGAGGAGTGCCCAGAGGAAATCAGTACAAGTATTCGTCTGGAGTGAGGAACCCTCTGCATGTCGTTACGGTTCCTGCTCCCATGACGAGACCACAG GTTGCTCCTGCGCCTGTGGCTGAACCAGTCGTTCACATTCCAGGCCCAGAGCCTCTGACCGCTTCAATGCTGGCTGCAGCTCCACTCCTGGATCAGAAACAACTCCTTG GGGAGCGACTGTATCCACTGATTCACGCCCTTCACCCAACCCTGGCAGGAAAAATTACAGGGATGCTGCTAGAGATCGACAATTCAGAGCTGCTGCACATGCTGGAGTCACCGGAGTCCCTGAACTCTAAG gtGAAAGAGGCAATCGCTGTCTTGCAGGCTCACAAGGCAAAAGAGTGTTCtccaaaaaagtaa
- the LOC122828884 gene encoding embryonic polyadenylate-binding protein-like isoform X4 produces MNSSGPAYPLASLYVGDLHPDVTEAMLYQKFSPAGPIMSIRVCRDIITRRSLGYAYINFQQPADAECALDTMNYDVIKGRPIRIMWSQRDPGLRKSGVGNIFIKNMDESIDNKALYDTFSAFGNILSCKVVCDEKGSKGYGFVHFETQEAANRAIETMNGMLLNDRKVFVGHFKSRKEREVEFGSKAMKFTNVYIKNFGDDFTDENLKEVFSAFGRTLSVRVMKDEKGQSRGFGFVNYAHHEDAQKAVDEMNGKELNGKTIYVGRAQKRMERQGELKRKFDQIKQDRIQRYQGVNLYVKNLDDSINDDRLRKEFSPYGTITSAKVMTEGGQSKGFGFVCFSSPEEATKAVTEMNGRIVATKPLYVALAQRREERKAILTNKYMQRLATLRTMSNPVIDSYPQSGYYMTVPQPPTRSFYNHSAVSNLRPVPRWMGQPPRAQGPYSAQYIGSPLPRRGSPTITTVRQASTQAPRIITSSQKTNNIGTQTGGVPRGNQYKYSSGVRNPLHVVTVPAPMTRPQVAPAPVAEPVVHIPGPEPLTASMLAAAPLLDQKQLLGERLYPLIHALHPTLAGKITGMLLEIDNSELLHMLESPESLNSKVKEAIAVLQAHKAKECSPKK; encoded by the exons ATGAACAGCAGTGGTCCAGCGTATCCTCTGGCCTCTTTGTATGTTGGGGACCTGCACCCTGATGTTACAGAAGCCATGCTATATCAGAAGTTTTCTCCCGCTGGACCCATCATGTCAATCCGCGTGTGCCGGGACATCATAACCCGGAGATCCCTTGGATACGCCTACATAAACTTCCAGCAGCCAGCTGACG cgGAGTGTGCCCTAGATACGATGAACTATGACGTCATTAAGGGTCGACCCATTCGGATAATGTGGTCTCAGCGTGACCCAGGTCTCAGGAAGTCTGGTGTGGGAAACATCTTTATCAAGAACATGGATGAGTCCATTGACAACAAGGCGCTGTATGATACCTTCTCTGCCTTTGGCAATATTTTATCCTGCAAG GTTGTCTGTGATGAGAAAGGATCAAAAGGCTATGGCTTTGTTCACTTTGAGACTCAGGAAGCTGCAAATCGGGCCATTGAAACAATGAATGGGATGCTTCTGAATGACAGAAAAGT GTTTGTTGGCCACTTCAAGTCTCGCAAGGAAAGGGAAGTTGAGTTTGGCTCCAAAGCTATGAAGTTTACCAATGTCTACATCAAGAACTTTGGAGACGACTTCACTGACGAGAACCTGAAGGaggttttttctgcttttg GGAGGACCCTCAGTGTGCGTGTGATGAAGGATGAGAAAGGACAATCCCGAGGGTTTGGATTTGTCAATTATGCTCACCATGAGGATGCTCAGAAG GCTGTGGATGAAATGAATGGAAAGGAGCTTAATGGGAAGACCATTTACGTAGGTCGCGCTCAGAAGCGTATGGAGCGCCAGGGGGAGCTGAAGCGCAAGTTTGACCAGATCAAACAGGATCGCATCCAACGCTATCAG GGGGTGAATCTGTATGTGAAGAACTTGGATGATAGCATAAATGATGATAGACTCCGGAAGGAATTTTCTCCTTATGGTACAATCACAAGTGCTAAG GTGATGACTGAAGGTGGCCAAAGCAAGGGCTTTGGCTTCGTCTGCTTCTCTTCTCCAGAGGAAGCAACCAAAGCAGTGACTGAAATGAACGGGAGAATTGTTGCAACCAAGCCGCTGTATGTTGCGCTGGCGCAAAGGAGGGAGGAGCGTAAAGCTATTCTAACTAACAAGTACATGCAGAGACTCGCTACCCTGAGGACCATGAGCAACCCAGTCATCGACTCGTACCCTCAGTCAGGATACTACATGACCGTACCACAG CCTCCCACTCGCTCTTTCTACAACCACAGTGCTGTCAGCAACCTGAGACCAGTCCCTCGTTGGATGGGGCAGCCGCCCAGAGCCCAGG GACCTTACTCAGCCCAGTATATAGGGAGTCCTCTTCCTCGTCGTGGTTCACCAACCATCACTACAGTCCGACAAGCTTCCACTCAGGCTCCACGCATCATAACCTCCTCACAAAAGACGA ATAACATAGGGACGCAGACTGGAGGAGTGCCCAGAGGAAATCAGTACAAGTATTCGTCTGGAGTGAGGAACCCTCTGCATGTCGTTACGGTTCCTGCTCCCATGACGAGACCACAG GTTGCTCCTGCGCCTGTGGCTGAACCAGTCGTTCACATTCCAGGCCCAGAGCCTCTGACCGCTTCAATGCTGGCTGCAGCTCCACTCCTGGATCAGAAACAACTCCTTG GGGAGCGACTGTATCCACTGATTCACGCCCTTCACCCAACCCTGGCAGGAAAAATTACAGGGATGCTGCTAGAGATCGACAATTCAGAGCTGCTGCACATGCTGGAGTCACCGGAGTCCCTGAACTCTAAG gtGAAAGAGGCAATCGCTGTCTTGCAGGCTCACAAGGCAAAAGAGTGTTCtccaaaaaagtaa
- the LOC122828884 gene encoding embryonic polyadenylate-binding protein B-like isoform X1, with the protein MNSSGPAYPLASLYVGDLHPDVTEAMLYQKFSPAGPIMSIRVCRDIITRRSLGYAYINFQQPADAECALDTMNYDVIKGRPIRIMWSQRDPGLRKSGVGNIFIKNMDESIDNKALYDTFSAFGNILSCKVVCDEKGSKGYGFVHFETQEAANRAIETMNGMLLNDRKVQKTGKKESGIVNPKDRFLWEKCQFSQLRSANRFVGHFKSRKEREVEFGSKAMKFTNVYIKNFGDDFTDENLKEVFSAFGRTLSVRVMKDEKGQSRGFGFVNYAHHEDAQKAVDEMNGKELNGKTIYVGRAQKRMERQGELKRKFDQIKQDRIQRYQGVNLYVKNLDDSINDDRLRKEFSPYGTITSAKVMTEGGQSKGFGFVCFSSPEEATKAVTEMNGRIVATKPLYVALAQRREERKAILTNKYMQRLATLRTMSNPVIDSYPQSGYYMTVPQPPTRSFYNHSAVSNLRPVPRWMGQPPRAQGPYSAQYIGSPLPRRGSPTITTVRQASTQAPRIITSSQKTTLPSDNIGTQTGGVPRGNQYKYSSGVRNPLHVVTVPAPMTRPQVAPAPVAEPVVHIPGPEPLTASMLAAAPLLDQKQLLGERLYPLIHALHPTLAGKITGMLLEIDNSELLHMLESPESLNSKVKEAIAVLQAHKAKECSPKK; encoded by the exons ATGAACAGCAGTGGTCCAGCGTATCCTCTGGCCTCTTTGTATGTTGGGGACCTGCACCCTGATGTTACAGAAGCCATGCTATATCAGAAGTTTTCTCCCGCTGGACCCATCATGTCAATCCGCGTGTGCCGGGACATCATAACCCGGAGATCCCTTGGATACGCCTACATAAACTTCCAGCAGCCAGCTGACG cgGAGTGTGCCCTAGATACGATGAACTATGACGTCATTAAGGGTCGACCCATTCGGATAATGTGGTCTCAGCGTGACCCAGGTCTCAGGAAGTCTGGTGTGGGAAACATCTTTATCAAGAACATGGATGAGTCCATTGACAACAAGGCGCTGTATGATACCTTCTCTGCCTTTGGCAATATTTTATCCTGCAAG GTTGTCTGTGATGAGAAAGGATCAAAAGGCTATGGCTTTGTTCACTTTGAGACTCAGGAAGCTGCAAATCGGGCCATTGAAACAATGAATGGGATGCTTCTGAATGACAGAAAAGT TCAAAAGACAGGTAAAAAGGAATCTGGCATTGTCAACCCAAAGGACCGTTTCCTGTGGGAAAAATGTCAGTTCTCCCAGCTTAGGTCAGCAAATAG GTTTGTTGGCCACTTCAAGTCTCGCAAGGAAAGGGAAGTTGAGTTTGGCTCCAAAGCTATGAAGTTTACCAATGTCTACATCAAGAACTTTGGAGACGACTTCACTGACGAGAACCTGAAGGaggttttttctgcttttg GGAGGACCCTCAGTGTGCGTGTGATGAAGGATGAGAAAGGACAATCCCGAGGGTTTGGATTTGTCAATTATGCTCACCATGAGGATGCTCAGAAG GCTGTGGATGAAATGAATGGAAAGGAGCTTAATGGGAAGACCATTTACGTAGGTCGCGCTCAGAAGCGTATGGAGCGCCAGGGGGAGCTGAAGCGCAAGTTTGACCAGATCAAACAGGATCGCATCCAACGCTATCAG GGGGTGAATCTGTATGTGAAGAACTTGGATGATAGCATAAATGATGATAGACTCCGGAAGGAATTTTCTCCTTATGGTACAATCACAAGTGCTAAG GTGATGACTGAAGGTGGCCAAAGCAAGGGCTTTGGCTTCGTCTGCTTCTCTTCTCCAGAGGAAGCAACCAAAGCAGTGACTGAAATGAACGGGAGAATTGTTGCAACCAAGCCGCTGTATGTTGCGCTGGCGCAAAGGAGGGAGGAGCGTAAAGCTATTCTAACTAACAAGTACATGCAGAGACTCGCTACCCTGAGGACCATGAGCAACCCAGTCATCGACTCGTACCCTCAGTCAGGATACTACATGACCGTACCACAG CCTCCCACTCGCTCTTTCTACAACCACAGTGCTGTCAGCAACCTGAGACCAGTCCCTCGTTGGATGGGGCAGCCGCCCAGAGCCCAGG GACCTTACTCAGCCCAGTATATAGGGAGTCCTCTTCCTCGTCGTGGTTCACCAACCATCACTACAGTCCGACAAGCTTCCACTCAGGCTCCACGCATCATAACCTCCTCACAAAAGACGA CTCTTCCTTCAGATAACATAGGGACGCAGACTGGAGGAGTGCCCAGAGGAAATCAGTACAAGTATTCGTCTGGAGTGAGGAACCCTCTGCATGTCGTTACGGTTCCTGCTCCCATGACGAGACCACAG GTTGCTCCTGCGCCTGTGGCTGAACCAGTCGTTCACATTCCAGGCCCAGAGCCTCTGACCGCTTCAATGCTGGCTGCAGCTCCACTCCTGGATCAGAAACAACTCCTTG GGGAGCGACTGTATCCACTGATTCACGCCCTTCACCCAACCCTGGCAGGAAAAATTACAGGGATGCTGCTAGAGATCGACAATTCAGAGCTGCTGCACATGCTGGAGTCACCGGAGTCCCTGAACTCTAAG gtGAAAGAGGCAATCGCTGTCTTGCAGGCTCACAAGGCAAAAGAGTGTTCtccaaaaaagtaa
- the LOC122828884 gene encoding embryonic polyadenylate-binding protein B-like isoform X2 has protein sequence MNSSGPAYPLASLYVGDLHPDVTEAMLYQKFSPAGPIMSIRVCRDIITRRSLGYAYINFQQPADAECALDTMNYDVIKGRPIRIMWSQRDPGLRKSGVGNIFIKNMDESIDNKALYDTFSAFGNILSCKVVCDEKGSKGYGFVHFETQEAANRAIETMNGMLLNDRKVQKTGKKESGIVNPKDRFLWEKCQFSQLRSANRFVGHFKSRKEREVEFGSKAMKFTNVYIKNFGDDFTDENLKEVFSAFGRTLSVRVMKDEKGQSRGFGFVNYAHHEDAQKAVDEMNGKELNGKTIYVGRAQKRMERQGELKRKFDQIKQDRIQRYQGVNLYVKNLDDSINDDRLRKEFSPYGTITSAKVMTEGGQSKGFGFVCFSSPEEATKAVTEMNGRIVATKPLYVALAQRREERKAILTNKYMQRLATLRTMSNPVIDSYPQSGYYMTVPQPPTRSFYNHSAVSNLRPVPRWMGQPPRAQGPYSAQYIGSPLPRRGSPTITTVRQASTQAPRIITSSQKTNNIGTQTGGVPRGNQYKYSSGVRNPLHVVTVPAPMTRPQVAPAPVAEPVVHIPGPEPLTASMLAAAPLLDQKQLLGERLYPLIHALHPTLAGKITGMLLEIDNSELLHMLESPESLNSKVKEAIAVLQAHKAKECSPKK, from the exons ATGAACAGCAGTGGTCCAGCGTATCCTCTGGCCTCTTTGTATGTTGGGGACCTGCACCCTGATGTTACAGAAGCCATGCTATATCAGAAGTTTTCTCCCGCTGGACCCATCATGTCAATCCGCGTGTGCCGGGACATCATAACCCGGAGATCCCTTGGATACGCCTACATAAACTTCCAGCAGCCAGCTGACG cgGAGTGTGCCCTAGATACGATGAACTATGACGTCATTAAGGGTCGACCCATTCGGATAATGTGGTCTCAGCGTGACCCAGGTCTCAGGAAGTCTGGTGTGGGAAACATCTTTATCAAGAACATGGATGAGTCCATTGACAACAAGGCGCTGTATGATACCTTCTCTGCCTTTGGCAATATTTTATCCTGCAAG GTTGTCTGTGATGAGAAAGGATCAAAAGGCTATGGCTTTGTTCACTTTGAGACTCAGGAAGCTGCAAATCGGGCCATTGAAACAATGAATGGGATGCTTCTGAATGACAGAAAAGT TCAAAAGACAGGTAAAAAGGAATCTGGCATTGTCAACCCAAAGGACCGTTTCCTGTGGGAAAAATGTCAGTTCTCCCAGCTTAGGTCAGCAAATAG GTTTGTTGGCCACTTCAAGTCTCGCAAGGAAAGGGAAGTTGAGTTTGGCTCCAAAGCTATGAAGTTTACCAATGTCTACATCAAGAACTTTGGAGACGACTTCACTGACGAGAACCTGAAGGaggttttttctgcttttg GGAGGACCCTCAGTGTGCGTGTGATGAAGGATGAGAAAGGACAATCCCGAGGGTTTGGATTTGTCAATTATGCTCACCATGAGGATGCTCAGAAG GCTGTGGATGAAATGAATGGAAAGGAGCTTAATGGGAAGACCATTTACGTAGGTCGCGCTCAGAAGCGTATGGAGCGCCAGGGGGAGCTGAAGCGCAAGTTTGACCAGATCAAACAGGATCGCATCCAACGCTATCAG GGGGTGAATCTGTATGTGAAGAACTTGGATGATAGCATAAATGATGATAGACTCCGGAAGGAATTTTCTCCTTATGGTACAATCACAAGTGCTAAG GTGATGACTGAAGGTGGCCAAAGCAAGGGCTTTGGCTTCGTCTGCTTCTCTTCTCCAGAGGAAGCAACCAAAGCAGTGACTGAAATGAACGGGAGAATTGTTGCAACCAAGCCGCTGTATGTTGCGCTGGCGCAAAGGAGGGAGGAGCGTAAAGCTATTCTAACTAACAAGTACATGCAGAGACTCGCTACCCTGAGGACCATGAGCAACCCAGTCATCGACTCGTACCCTCAGTCAGGATACTACATGACCGTACCACAG CCTCCCACTCGCTCTTTCTACAACCACAGTGCTGTCAGCAACCTGAGACCAGTCCCTCGTTGGATGGGGCAGCCGCCCAGAGCCCAGG GACCTTACTCAGCCCAGTATATAGGGAGTCCTCTTCCTCGTCGTGGTTCACCAACCATCACTACAGTCCGACAAGCTTCCACTCAGGCTCCACGCATCATAACCTCCTCACAAAAGACGA ATAACATAGGGACGCAGACTGGAGGAGTGCCCAGAGGAAATCAGTACAAGTATTCGTCTGGAGTGAGGAACCCTCTGCATGTCGTTACGGTTCCTGCTCCCATGACGAGACCACAG GTTGCTCCTGCGCCTGTGGCTGAACCAGTCGTTCACATTCCAGGCCCAGAGCCTCTGACCGCTTCAATGCTGGCTGCAGCTCCACTCCTGGATCAGAAACAACTCCTTG GGGAGCGACTGTATCCACTGATTCACGCCCTTCACCCAACCCTGGCAGGAAAAATTACAGGGATGCTGCTAGAGATCGACAATTCAGAGCTGCTGCACATGCTGGAGTCACCGGAGTCCCTGAACTCTAAG gtGAAAGAGGCAATCGCTGTCTTGCAGGCTCACAAGGCAAAAGAGTGTTCtccaaaaaagtaa
- the LOC122828914 gene encoding 14-3-3 protein beta/alpha-1 yields the protein MDKNDLVQKAKLAEQAERYDDMAAAMKSVTEQGAELSNEERNLLSVAYKNVVGARRSSWRVISSIEQKTEGNDKKQQMAREYREKIEAELQEICHDVLGLLDNYLIANASAAESKVFYLKMKGDYYRYLSEVASGDSKKDTVDNSQQAYQQAFDISKGEMQPTHPIRLGLALNFSVFYYEILNNPDKACSLAKTAFDEAIAELDTLNEDSYKDSTLIMQLLRDNLTLWTSENQADEGETGDGEN from the exons ATGGATAAGAACGACCTGGTACAGAAGGCCAAGCTTGCTGAGCAGGCTGAGCGCTATGATGACATGGCTGCAGCCATGAAGTCGGTGACAGAGCAAGGCGCAGAGCTGTCGAATGAGGAGCGTAACCTTCTCTCCGTGGCCTACAAGAATGTGGTTGGGGCACGTCGTTCATCCTGGCGTGTAATTTCCAGCATCGAGCAGAAGACTGAGGGCAATgacaaaaaacagcagatgGCACGTGAATACCGGGAGAAGATAGAAGCTGAACTGCAAGAAATCTGCCATGATGTGCTT GGGCTACTGGACAACTATCTCATTGCCAACGCATCTGCTGCTGAGAGCAAGGTCTTCTACCTGAAGATGAAAGGCGACTATTATAGATACCTTTCTGAGGTTGCATCTGGGGACTCTAAGAAGG ATACAGTGGATAATTCCCAGCAGGCGTACCAGCAAGCTTTTGACATTAGCAAGGGGGAGATGCAGCCAACACACCCCATTAGGCTTGGCCTGGCCCTCAACTTCTCAGTCTTCTATTATGAAATCCTCAACAACCCGGACAAGGCCTGTAGCCTGGCTAAGACG GCATTTGATGAAGCAATTGCTGAACTCGACACTTTGAACGAGGACTCTTACAAAGACAGCACCCTGATCATGCAACTACTAAGGGACAACCTGACT CTGTGGACATCAGAAAACCAGGCAGATGAGGGAGAGACCGGAGACGGGGAAAACTAA
- the LOC122829439 gene encoding LOW QUALITY PROTEIN: mimecan-like (The sequence of the model RefSeq protein was modified relative to this genomic sequence to represent the inferred CDS: deleted 1 base in 1 codon) — protein sequence MASQQDPAAHDEKQLFSRRIINEKTEIVNIPDDSLQHDVDPDVAAVQEANKLPTCLMCVCLSAFVHFEEISPDPAAVPSLSKETAYLYAHFNKISKISKQDCTDMDNMGLITCFAFLHFEDNEVTAVSKLTESLRIFHLHNNNISTITDEMFCKGDTSHYIQSNLDSVRLDGDPINLSEYPNSFISLQSLSVGWYNRHINTHNFKVNEG from the exons ATGGCTTCTCAACAGGATCCAGCCGCACACGATGAAAAACAGCTCTTCTCCCGCCGAATTATCAATGAAAAG acTGAGATTGTGAATATCCCCGATGACAGCCTCCAGCACGATGTGGACCCCGACGTGGCAGCAGTTCAGGAGGCCAACA AGCTGCCAACATGTCTGATGTGTGTCTGCCTGAGCGCGTTCGTTCACTTTGAGGAGATTTCC CCTGACCCGGCTGCTGTGCCATCACTGTCGAAAGAAACTGCATACCTCTAtgcacatttcaacaaaatctcaaaaataagcaaacaagaCTGTACTGACATGGATAACATGGGACTAATTACATGCtttgcctt CCTCC ACTTCGAAGACAATGAAGTAACAGCAGTGTCTAAACTTACAGAATCCCTTCGTATTTTTCACCTGCAT aacAACAATATCTCAACTATAACAGACGAGATGTTCTGCAAAGGCGACACCAGCCACTACATACAATCCAACCTGGACAGTGTGAGGCTGGATGGGGACCCCATCAACCTGTCGGAATACCCAAACAGTTTCATCAGCCTGCAGTCTCTTTCTGTCGGCTGGTACAACcgacacataaacacacacaatttCAAAGTGAACGAGGGATAA
- the LOC122828919 gene encoding small integral membrane protein 4, whose translation MFHRSKTIKGLLSIVPGKQRLGAYRFLPIFFCIGGVMEWIMINVRIGHETFYDVYRRKKSERQYQEKIAEGLLVLDQHEAK comes from the exons ATGTTTCACAGAAGTAAAACCATAAAAGGTTTGCTAAGTATTGTCCCTGGGAAACAACGACTAGGGGCGTACAGGTTCCTACCTATCTTTTTCTGCATTGGAGGAGTCATGGAGTGGATCATGATCAACGTGAGGATTGGACATGAAACTTTCT ACGATGtctacagaaggaaaaaatCAGAGCGGCAATACCAGGAGAAAATAGCAGAGGGACTCCTTGTGCTAGATCAACACGAAGCCAAGTGA
- the kctd6b gene encoding BTB/POZ domain-containing protein KCTD6 — protein MDNGDWGHRMTTPVTLNVGGHLYTTSLSTLQRYPDSMLGAMFRGDFPTTRDSHGNYFIDRDGTLFRYILNFLRTSELTLPVDFTETDLLRKEADFYQIEPLIQCLNDPKPLYPPDIFEQVVELSSTRKLSKYSNPVAVIITQLTITTKVHALLEGISNNFTKWNKHMMDTRDCQVSFTFGPCDYHQEVSLRVHLMDYIMKQGFTIRNTRVHHMSERANENTVEHHWTFCRPAHKVED, from the exons ATGGATAATGGAGACTGGGGCCATAGG ATGACTACCCCTGTTACCCTGAACGTGGGAGGCCACCTGTACACCACCAGTCTATCCACCCTCCAGCGTTACCCAGACTCCATGCTCGGTGCCATGTTCCGGGGAGACTTTCCCACAACTCGTGATTCCCACGGGAATTATTTCATCGACCGCGATGGAACCCTTTTCCGATACATTCTGAACTTCTTGCGGACGTCCGAGCTCACCCTTCCTGTGGATTTCACAGAAACAGACCTGCTGAGGAAGGAGGCAGACTTCTACCAGATTGAACCTTTGATCCAGTGCCTTAACGACCCCAAGCCGCTGTATCCCCCAGATATCTTTGAGCAGGTGGTGGAGCTCTCTAGCACTCGAAAACTGTCGAAATACTCGAACCCTGTTGCTGTAATTATTACACAGCTAACCATAACAACAAAGGTTCACGCCCTGCTAGAGGGCATTTCCAACAACTTTACCAAGTGGAACAAACACATGATGGACACCAGAGACTGCCAGGTGTCTTTCACCTTCGGACCATGTGACTATCATCAAGAGGTGTCTTTAAGAGTTCACCTCATGGACTACATAATGAAACAAGGCTTCACTATTCGGAACACGAGGGTGCACCACATGAGTGAGCGTGCAAACGAGAACACCGTGGAGCATCACTGGACTTTCTGTAGACCAGCTCACAAAGTCGAAGACTGA